In Sphingobacterium sp. PCS056, the following proteins share a genomic window:
- a CDS encoding pyridoxal phosphate-dependent aminotransferase codes for MPSISTKGYNMPASPIRKLTPFADQAKKEGKKIYHLNIGQPDIETPEVMLNALKNIDFKVWAYTASEGTASYRNKLTTYYNNLNYHIEPTDILVTNGGSEAIMIAMQACLNPGEEVIIPEPFYANYNGFACSADIVVKPIMSYIDSGFALPSIAEFEKVITDKTKAIAICNPNNPTGYLYSREELEALRELCLKYDLYLFSDEAYREFCYDGREFISPMHMEGLEQHVVVLDTVSKRYSACGARIGCLITKNKELYQVALKFAQARLSPSLEGQIAAEAAIDTPASYFDAVSTEYTARRDTLVAGLNKIQGAFSPNPGGAFYVVAKLPIDNADKFCQWMLEEFAYENETVMMAPATGFYSTPGAGNNEVRLAYVLNQHDLKKALICLEKGLEAYPGRTV; via the coding sequence ATGCCATCAATATCAACAAAAGGGTATAATATGCCCGCTTCTCCAATTAGAAAACTGACGCCTTTTGCTGATCAAGCAAAGAAAGAAGGAAAAAAAATCTATCATTTAAACATCGGACAGCCGGACATCGAAACACCCGAGGTCATGCTTAATGCGTTAAAAAACATTGACTTCAAAGTTTGGGCATATACAGCATCTGAGGGAACAGCATCATACCGCAATAAACTCACGACATACTACAATAATTTGAACTATCATATCGAACCTACTGATATCTTAGTAACAAATGGTGGTTCTGAAGCGATTATGATCGCTATGCAAGCGTGTTTAAACCCTGGTGAAGAAGTAATTATTCCAGAGCCTTTCTATGCTAATTACAATGGTTTTGCATGTTCAGCAGATATCGTAGTTAAACCGATTATGTCCTATATCGACAGTGGTTTTGCTTTACCATCGATCGCCGAATTTGAAAAAGTGATCACGGATAAAACAAAAGCTATTGCAATCTGCAATCCCAATAATCCTACAGGTTATCTATATTCGAGAGAAGAACTCGAAGCGTTACGCGAACTTTGCTTAAAATACGATTTATACTTATTTTCTGACGAAGCATACCGTGAATTCTGCTATGATGGTCGCGAATTTATTTCGCCCATGCATATGGAGGGATTAGAACAGCACGTGGTTGTATTGGATACTGTATCAAAACGCTATTCGGCTTGTGGAGCTAGAATAGGCTGTCTAATTACAAAAAACAAAGAACTATACCAAGTAGCACTCAAATTTGCTCAAGCACGCCTTAGCCCTTCTTTGGAAGGTCAGATCGCTGCTGAGGCGGCGATAGATACACCAGCTAGTTATTTTGATGCCGTTTCAACAGAATATACAGCCCGTCGCGACACCTTGGTCGCTGGTTTAAATAAAATTCAAGGTGCATTTTCGCCAAATCCAGGTGGTGCTTTTTATGTCGTAGCAAAATTACCTATTGACAACGCAGATAAATTTTGTCAGTGGATGTTAGAAGAATTTGCTTACGAAAATGAAACCGTGATGATGGCTCCGGCAACCGGATTTTACAGTACTCCGGGAGCAGGAAACAATGAAGTGCGATTAGCTTACGTACTCAATCAACACGACCTGAAAAAAGCATTGATTTGTTTAGAAAAAGGATTAGAAGCATACCCAGGGCGTACAGTATAA
- a CDS encoding DUF1573 domain-containing protein codes for MKKFLAVLTVIIAFVGFTAMQASQSEFKFEKETHDFGKIAQGTPVSYSFKFSNVGSEPIIISDVKPSCGCSVAEFTKTPIKPGDTGTIKVTFNAASKAPFTKSFTVTSNTKTPVKTLYIKGIVE; via the coding sequence ATGAAAAAGTTTTTAGCCGTATTAACTGTTATTATCGCATTTGTAGGATTTACTGCAATGCAAGCGAGTCAAAGCGAATTTAAATTTGAAAAGGAAACGCATGATTTTGGAAAGATTGCACAAGGAACTCCAGTTTCATACAGTTTCAAATTTTCAAATGTTGGAAGTGAGCCTATCATTATAAGTGATGTTAAACCATCATGCGGTTGTTCAGTGGCCGAGTTCACAAAGACTCCCATCAAACCAGGAGATACAGGAACCATTAAAGTAACGTTCAATGCTGCATCAAAAGCTCCATTTACAAAAAGCTTTACGGTAACATCAAATACGAAAACACCTGTAAAAACATTGTACATTAAAGGAATTGTAGAGTAA
- a CDS encoding SIS domain-containing protein — MKSNIDIKNIAIQAIQEEAKAVADLSQRIDDDFVNVVKQIVNLQGRVIVTGIGKSAIIAQKIVATMNSTGTPSIFMHAADAIHGDLGIIQQQDLIIAISKSGTTPEIKVLVPFLKQTGNTLVALVGNINSYLAEQADYVLDTTVDKEACPNNLAPTSSTTAQLAMGDALAVCLQECRDFSDQDFAKYHPGGALGKKLYLKVADLSDQNEKPKIQSHARIREIILTITQHRLGAVAVLDQDQIIGVITDGDIRRMLENHQDLSGLTAADIMGANPKTIDKSELAVNALHMMRQNNISQLIVLNDGKYDGIIHIQDLLKEGII, encoded by the coding sequence GTGAAAAGCAACATCGATATAAAAAATATAGCTATACAAGCGATACAAGAAGAGGCTAAAGCGGTAGCTGATTTGTCACAACGGATTGACGACGACTTTGTTAACGTGGTGAAACAAATTGTAAACTTACAGGGACGTGTCATTGTTACCGGCATAGGAAAGAGTGCAATAATTGCTCAAAAAATTGTTGCAACAATGAATTCTACTGGAACACCATCCATTTTTATGCATGCCGCTGACGCCATTCACGGAGATTTAGGGATCATTCAACAGCAAGATTTAATCATTGCTATTTCAAAAAGTGGGACCACTCCCGAAATCAAAGTATTGGTACCTTTCTTAAAACAAACAGGCAATACTTTGGTAGCCCTTGTTGGTAATATTAACTCTTATTTGGCAGAACAGGCAGATTATGTATTGGACACAACTGTTGACAAAGAAGCCTGTCCAAATAACCTCGCTCCCACTTCCAGTACAACAGCGCAATTGGCGATGGGCGATGCCTTGGCCGTATGCTTACAGGAGTGCCGTGATTTTTCAGATCAAGACTTTGCGAAGTACCATCCAGGAGGAGCACTCGGCAAAAAACTATACCTCAAGGTTGCGGATCTTTCAGATCAAAATGAAAAACCAAAAATTCAAAGTCATGCAAGGATCAGGGAAATTATACTCACCATTACCCAACATAGATTAGGTGCCGTTGCTGTATTGGACCAAGATCAGATTATTGGCGTAATTACCGATGGTGATATAAGACGGATGCTCGAAAATCATCAAGATTTATCTGGGCTTACTGCCGCCGACATCATGGGTGCAAACCCCAAAACAATTGACAAATCTGAACTTGCAGTAAATGCATTGCATATGATGCGCCAAAATAATATTTCGCAATTGATTGTTTTAAACGATGGAAAATATGATGGCATTATTCATATTCAGGATTTGTTAAAAGAAGGAATCATCTAG